Proteins encoded by one window of Candidatus Binatia bacterium:
- a CDS encoding SRPBCC family protein: MPPTDVAVFRSFRDPVLAVWPYWSRPELLERWLGAAEVDLEAGGSFQATLWNGDVVRATILAAAPPSRLDLAWRGEGPDAAMTVRVRLEHQGPGCRIAVEEEDPGSDVERAHACAWWHAALDALRSAIDGNPDAHHWGDRLPIVLRTPLARGASDIWPLLSTASGLAKWLATAERFDPVPGGAFRFVSQFKGSEIVEEGRVEAVEPDRLVALSWEWMGQGWQAATRVELRLEPDPTGTALVIHHSGFDALEPEQRLVARVNYAAAWRDVMHDLKRLVAPGPTG; the protein is encoded by the coding sequence GTGCTCGCCGTTTGGCCGTATTGGTCGCGCCCCGAATTGCTGGAGCGCTGGCTGGGCGCGGCCGAGGTCGACTTGGAAGCGGGTGGGTCCTTCCAGGCGACGCTGTGGAACGGGGACGTGGTGCGCGCGACGATCCTGGCCGCGGCCCCGCCCAGTCGACTGGATCTCGCCTGGCGCGGCGAGGGTCCCGATGCGGCGATGACGGTCCGCGTCCGGCTCGAGCACCAGGGCCCGGGATGCCGGATCGCGGTCGAGGAGGAGGATCCCGGAAGCGACGTGGAGCGCGCGCACGCCTGCGCGTGGTGGCATGCCGCCCTGGACGCGCTTCGATCGGCGATCGACGGGAATCCCGACGCCCATCACTGGGGCGATCGGCTGCCGATCGTGCTCCGGACTCCCCTGGCGCGCGGGGCATCCGACATCTGGCCGCTTCTCTCCACCGCATCGGGCCTGGCGAAGTGGCTCGCGACCGCCGAGCGCTTCGATCCGGTGCCGGGAGGGGCCTTCCGCTTCGTGTCGCAATTCAAGGGGAGCGAGATCGTCGAGGAGGGACGCGTGGAGGCGGTCGAGCCGGACCGGCTGGTCGCGCTCTCGTGGGAGTGGATGGGCCAGGGGTGGCAGGCGGCCACGCGCGTGGAGCTGCGGCTGGAGCCCGATCCCACGGGAACGGCGCTCGTGATCCATCACTCGGGATTCGACGCCCTCGAGCCGGAGCAGCGCCTGGTCGCGCGCGTGAACTACGCGGCGGCATGGCGGGACGTGATGCACGACCTGAAGCGGCTGGTGGCGCCCGGCCCGACCGGCTGA